The following DNA comes from Agromyces mangrovi.
ACTCGATCTGGCCGAGGTCGGGGGCGTTGCCCGCCTGCAGCTGGTTGAAGAAGTTCTGGTACGTGCCGGAGTTGCCGTTCGGGCCGGTCTGCACCTCGACCTGGATGTCGGGATTCTCGGCGTTCCAGGCCGCGACCGCGTCCTCGATGCCGGGGATCCAGCTGGTGAAGGTGAGCGTGACGTCCTCGCCGGCCGGCTCGCACGCGCCGGAGGCGGTGCTGTCGCTGCCCGTGTCGTCGCCGGCCGCACAGGCGGTCAGCACGAGTGCCGCGGACGTGAGCAGGGCTGCGGTGACCGCTCGTTTCGTGTGTCGCATGGTTTCCTCTTCTCGGTGGTGGGTGCCCGGATGCCCCCGGGCGGGTGCACTACTTCAGCGAGCCGGCGCCGAGTCCGGTACGCCAGTACCGCTGAAGCAGCAGGAAGGTGATGATCAGGGGGATGATCGACAGCAGCGACCCGACGAGCACGAAGGTGCGCAGCTCGGGGAACTGGTTGATCGTGGAGTTCCAGGCGTAGAGCCCGAAGGTCACCGGGAACAGCTCCTCGCTGCGCAGCATGATCAGCGGCAGGAAGAAGTTGTTCCAGATGGTCACGAACTGGAACAGGAACACGGTGATGAGCGCGGGGAACATCAGCCGGATCGAGACGGTGAAGAACGTGCGCACCTCACCGGCGCCGTCGAGGCGGCTCGCCTCGAGCAGTTCGTCGGGCACGGATGCCTCGGCGAAGACGCGCGCCAGGTAGACCCCGAACGGGCTGACCACGCTCGGCAGGAACACGGCCCAGAACGTGTCGGTGAGCTGCACGCGGCTGAACATGAGGAACAGCGGCAGCGCCAGCGCGGTCGCCGGCACGAGCACGCCGCCCAGCACGACGTTGAAGATCGTCTCCCGCCCGGGGAACACGTACTTCGCCAGCGCGTAGCCGCACATCGACGCGAGCACCGTCGCGACGACCGCGCCGAGTCCCGCGTAGAGCAGGCTGTTCAGGATCCAGCGCAGGTATACCCCGTCGCGGTACGCGAAGAGCGCACCGATGTTCTCGAACAGCTGGAAGTCGGCGAACCACAGCGGGTTGGTGCTGAACAGCTGGCCGCGGTCCTTGGTGGATGCCACGAGCAGCCACCAGATCGGCACCAGGAAGTACAGCGTGAAGACCGCCATGACGAGCATCGCGCCGGTGCGCGAGAGGATGCTCTCGCGGGGGCCGCGGCGGTTCGCGGGCGCTCCCCTGCCACGTGACGCGCCGCGCGGGTTGACCGCGCGCGAGGCGGAGGTGACGTCGGGTCCGATCGCGGCGCTCATGCGTCCGCTCCCTTCCGGCGGGTGAACCTGAGGAATGCGAACGAGAGCACGAAGGTCGCGAGCGCGAGCACGACCGAGAAGGCCGCCGCCAGCGAGACGTTCGGGATGGAACTCGTCGCGTAGATCGTCATGTTCGGCGTGTACGTGCTGGTGACCGCGGAGCTGAACGACCGGAAGGTCTGCGGCTCGGCGAGCAACTGGAGCGTGCCGATGATCGACAGCACAGCGGTCAGCACGAGCGCCGGCCGCACGAGCGGCACCTTGATCGACCACGCGATGCGGGCCTGGCCGGCGCCGTCGATGCGGGCCGCCTCGTAGATCTCCTGCGGGATGGCGAGCAGGGTCGAGTAGATGATCAGCATGTTGTAGCCGACGAACACCCAGGTGACGACGTTCGCGATCGCCCACAGCACGAAGTCGGCCGAGAGCAGGTCGACCCGGCTCGTGATCGCCTCGAACGGCGAGAGGTTGGGCGAGTACAGGAAGCCCCACATGATGGCCGCAATCACGCCGGGCACCGCGTACGGCGCGAAGAACGCGAGGCGGAAGAACTTCTTGCCGCGGACGAGCGGCGAGTCGAGCAGCAGCGCGAACAGCAGCGCCAGCCCGAGCATGACCGGCACCTGCACGACGCCGAAGAGCAGCATCCGCAGCACCGAGCCCCAGAACGCCTCGTTCTGGAACACCAGCGCGTACTGCTGGAAGCCGCCGAAGACTTCGCGCGCCTCGCCGAAGGTGCCGTCGCGCTCGACGACGAGCAGCGACTGCCAGACGGCGACGCCGATCGGGATCAGGTAGAAGAGGATGAACAGCACGGCGAACGGGGCGACGAACGCGACGATCGCCCACGGGTGCTGCACCCTCCGCCGTCGGGGCGGCGACGACGCGGTGCTCGCGCCGCGCGCGACGTCGCGTGCGGTCTCTGTGGTTCCGGGTGCGGTCATGCCGCGCCCTCCTCTCTCACTACGCGGACGGCTCCGGCGGGCACCTCGATGCGCCCGTCGACGACCGTTCCGGTCACGAGTTCGGCGCCGCGGGCGTCGATCGTGACGCCGTCGGTGCCGTGGTTGACGATGAATCGGTAGCTGCGGCCGTCGCCCACGCGGCGCGTGATCTCGACGTCGGCGGATGCCCCGGGCTCGCGCCGCACGCCTGCGGCGTCGACGATGCGCGCGGCGAACGCGCGCAGGTCGGCCGGGTCGAGCAGCGTGCCGAGGTACCAGGCGTCGCCCGAGCCGGGGCCGGCGGCCTCGGTGCGACGCGTGATCGCGGGCAGGCCGGCGGCGGGGCCGTCGGCGAACCGGTCGACGACGGTGGTGGCGTCGGTCACCCGCATCCGCTCGGCCCAGAGCGACGCACCGGCGCCGGAGTCGAGGGCGAGCGCGGTTCCGGGCAGCACCGGGGCGAACTCCTCGACGCGGATGCCGAGCAGGTCGCGCCATGCGCCGGGGTAGCCGCCCGGGCGCACGCGGTCGTGCTCGTCGACCACACCGCTGCCGAACGTGATGAGCGCGTGGGCGCCCGCGGCGACGGCGTCGTCGACCGTGCGCGCATCGGCGTCGCGCACGAGGTGCAGGCCCGGCACGACGACCAGCCGGTAGTCGGAGAGGTCGCTGCCCGGCCGAACCACGTCGGTGGCGACGCCGAGGTCGTGGAGCGCGCCGTACACGGCGTGCACGTGGTCGAGGTAGTCGAGCGCGTGGGTCGGCCGGTTCTCGGCGTCGTTCGCCCACCACGCCTCCCAGGCGAAGAGCACGGCGACATCGGATGCGACGCGGGTGCCCTGCACCTCGTCGAGGCGTGCGACCGCCGCACCGAGTTCGGTGACCTCGCGCCAGAGCGCGGAGTCGGGCCCGGCGTGCGGCACGAGCGCGGAGTGGAACTTCTCGGAGCCCTGCAACGAGGCGCGCCACTGGAAGAAGCACACGGCGTCGGCGCCGCGGGCCACGTGCGCGAGGGAGTTGCGCAGCATCTGGCCGGGCTCCTTCGCGAGGTTGACCGGCTGCCAGTTGACCGCTCCCGTCGAGTGCTCCATGAGCAGCCACGGCTCACCGCTCGCGAGCCCGCGGGTGAGGTCGGCCGCGAAGGCCAGCTCGGTGCGCGGTGCGCCGAGCCGGTGGTCGAGGTAGTGGTCGTTGGCGACGACGTCCATCTCGGGCGCCCACGACCAGTAGTCGAGGTCGCGGATGTGCGCGGTGACCATGAAGTTCGTGGTGACGGGCAGCGCGCTGTGGCGGCGGATCACCTCGGCCTCGGCGCGGTGGTGCTCGAGCAGTGCGTCGGAGGCGAAGCGGTGGAAGTCGAGCACCTGGCCGGGGTTGCGGCTCGAGACGGTGAGGCGCGGGGTGAGGACCTCGTCCCAGTCGGTGTAGCGCTGGCTCCAGAAGCTGGTGCCCCAGGCGCGGTTGAGCTCGTCGATCGTGCCGTGCTGCTCGCGCAGCCAGCGGCGGAAGGCGCGTGTGCTCTCGTCGCAGTGGCAGCGCGCGTTGTGGCAGCCCAGCTCGTTCGAGACGTGCCAGAGGGCGACGGCGGGGTGGTCGCCGTAGCGCCGGGCGACGGCGTCGACGAGGGCGAGCGCGTAGCGGCGGAACACGGGCGAGCTCGGGCACCACGCCTGGCGGCCGCCCGGGTAGCGGGTCGTGCCGTCGGCCATCACGGGGAGGATCTCGGGGTGTCGCGCGGTGAGCCACGGGGGCGGAGACGAGGTGCCGGTGCCGAGGTTGACGCGGATGCCCGCTGCATGGAGCAGCTCGATCACCTCGTCGAGCGCGCGGAA
Coding sequences within:
- a CDS encoding carbohydrate ABC transporter permease — encoded protein: MSAAIGPDVTSASRAVNPRGASRGRGAPANRRGPRESILSRTGAMLVMAVFTLYFLVPIWWLLVASTKDRGQLFSTNPLWFADFQLFENIGALFAYRDGVYLRWILNSLLYAGLGAVVATVLASMCGYALAKYVFPGRETIFNVVLGGVLVPATALALPLFLMFSRVQLTDTFWAVFLPSVVSPFGVYLARVFAEASVPDELLEASRLDGAGEVRTFFTVSIRLMFPALITVFLFQFVTIWNNFFLPLIMLRSEELFPVTFGLYAWNSTINQFPELRTFVLVGSLLSIIPLIITFLLLQRYWRTGLGAGSLK
- a CDS encoding carbohydrate ABC transporter permease — encoded protein: MTAPGTTETARDVARGASTASSPPRRRRVQHPWAIVAFVAPFAVLFILFYLIPIGVAVWQSLLVVERDGTFGEAREVFGGFQQYALVFQNEAFWGSVLRMLLFGVVQVPVMLGLALLFALLLDSPLVRGKKFFRLAFFAPYAVPGVIAAIMWGFLYSPNLSPFEAITSRVDLLSADFVLWAIANVVTWVFVGYNMLIIYSTLLAIPQEIYEAARIDGAGQARIAWSIKVPLVRPALVLTAVLSIIGTLQLLAEPQTFRSFSSAVTSTYTPNMTIYATSSIPNVSLAAAFSVVLALATFVLSFAFLRFTRRKGADA
- a CDS encoding beta-galactosidase; translated protein: MPALTPPLADAAPATERPRFVHQGIAFGCDYNPEQWDPSVWREDVALMREAGVDLVAVNIFGWAWLQGPDGDVDFRALDEVIELLHAAGIRVNLGTGTSSPPPWLTARHPEILPVMADGTTRYPGGRQAWCPSSPVFRRYALALVDAVARRYGDHPAVALWHVSNELGCHNARCHCDESTRAFRRWLREQHGTIDELNRAWGTSFWSQRYTDWDEVLTPRLTVSSRNPGQVLDFHRFASDALLEHHRAEAEVIRRHSALPVTTNFMVTAHIRDLDYWSWAPEMDVVANDHYLDHRLGAPRTELAFAADLTRGLASGEPWLLMEHSTGAVNWQPVNLAKEPGQMLRNSLAHVARGADAVCFFQWRASLQGSEKFHSALVPHAGPDSALWREVTELGAAVARLDEVQGTRVASDVAVLFAWEAWWANDAENRPTHALDYLDHVHAVYGALHDLGVATDVVRPGSDLSDYRLVVVPGLHLVRDADARTVDDAVAAGAHALITFGSGVVDEHDRVRPGGYPGAWRDLLGIRVEEFAPVLPGTALALDSGAGASLWAERMRVTDATTVVDRFADGPAAGLPAITRRTEAAGPGSGDAWYLGTLLDPADLRAFAARIVDAAGVRREPGASADVEITRRVGDGRSYRFIVNHGTDGVTIDARGAELVTGTVVDGRIEVPAGAVRVVREEGAA